A part of Scylla paramamosain isolate STU-SP2022 chromosome 24, ASM3559412v1, whole genome shotgun sequence genomic DNA contains:
- the LOC135112607 gene encoding beta-1,4-glucuronyltransferase 1-like codes for MFPRFLTSIVSWRSVAILALIASLLQITNIVLSWQLKQRHMLYSSEAAAVQEASSQPGSRRQHPSAARHRDFHLGPKVSDDHQAILSRIAHWSVLDSSGEFRVSVGVLQGVAGSMEWVEQGEARHHGITLVTQCSLARLHRLPPLTVHWQGPVSIAVFVLSGEVQAAVQTFHLLRKCYPGVKENVTFSLVFPLNSPTSPHIIPTADTTPCHKIFSAMHQDNYSFNGVQYPNNLLRNVARKATSTSYMMVVDIDMTPNSGLHQSFVSFAKKNGLFGKQSSEEKTVWVLPAYEVKEDAGIPETKQQLLDMRENGLARPFYQELCLKCQKFTDYPAWEKKKTGGTGVMTIYEVLWQDPWEPFYIASTKIPLYDERFRQYGFNRISQVCELHVAGFRFLVLDSAFVIHEGFKTVDSFHSTKDAEQEKNRILFRQFKAELKIKYPESSRRCY; via the exons ATGTTTCCAAGGTTTCTCACAAGTATTGTATCATGGCGCTCTGTGGCCATCCTGGCATTGATTGCAAGTCTGCTGCAG ATAACCAATATAGTCTTATCATGGCAACTGAAGCAAAGACATATGCTGTATTCATCCGAGGCTGCCGCGGTGCAGGAGGCCAGCAGCCAGCCAGGGTCAAGGAGACAGCACCCATCGGCCGCCAGACACAGAGACTTCCACCTCGGCCCAAAA GTCTCAGATGACCACCAAGCAATACTGTCCCGCATTGCTCACTGGAGCGTGCTGGACAGTTCTGGGGAGTTCCGCGTGTCAGTTGGAGTGCTGCAGGGGGTGGCGGGATCCATGGAGTGGGTGGAGCAGGGTGAGGCAAGGCACCATGGCATCACCCTTGTCACCCAGTGTTCCTTGGCAAGGCTGCACAGGCTTCCACCTCTCACTGTGCACTGGCAG GGCCCAGTGTCCATCGCAGTGTTTGTTCTGAGTGGGGAGGTGCAGGCAGCTGTCCAGACATTCCATTTGCTGAGGAAGTGTTACCCGGGTGTGAAGGAGAATGTCACCTTCAGCCTGGTGTTTCCCCTCAattcccccacctcccctcacaTCATCCCCACTGCAGACACAACTCCCTGCCACAAAATCTTCTCTGCTATGCACCAAGACAACTACAGCTTTAATGGAGTGCAGTACCCCAACAACTTGCTGAGGAATGTTGCGCGTAAAGCGACCAGCACCAGCTACATGATGGTGGTTGACATTGACATGACTCCTAACTCAGGACTTCATCAATCCTTTGTGTCATTTGCTAAGAAAAATGGCTTGTTTGGGAAGCAATCTAGTGAAGAAAAGACAGTGTGGGTGCTGCCAGcctatgaagtgaaggaagatgcTGGTATCCCTGAAACTAAGCAGCAGTTATtggatatgagagaaaatggctTGGCTAGACCTTTTTATCAAGAATTGTGCTTAAAGTGTCAG AAGTTCACGGACTACCCAGcgtgggaaaagaagaagactgGAGGTACAGGAGTGATGACTATATACGAGGTACTCTGGCAGGACCCATGGGAACCCTTCTATATTGCCAGCACCAAGATACCTCTCTATGATGAAAGGTTCAGACAGTACGGCTTCAACAGGATCAGCCAG GTGTGTGAGCTGCACGTGGCGGGCTTCAGGTTCTTGGTGTTGGATTCTGCATTTGTGATTCATGAAGGATTCAAAACAGTGGACAGCTTCCACAGCACAAAGGATGCAGAGCAGGAAAAGAACCGCATACTCTTTCGTCAGTTTAAAGCTGAATTGAAGATAAAATATCCAGAGTCTTCTCGGAGATGTTACTGA